In Candidatus Margulisiibacteriota bacterium, a single genomic region encodes these proteins:
- a CDS encoding DUF362 domain-containing protein: MSKFFIKKTSAASLFEDIRAGMEWAGYKNLIKNGSKVVLKPNYTYPGYKEGVTTSTPVLEAAVRALKDITDDITIVESDGGNKAWATETAFKHHCLPELQKKYGVKLVNLTKSPLRTVEIKIGRRIVKIELPILLLDQADTFITVPVPKIHMMTGYTGAIKNQWGCIPGVMRLYYHSDFSEIINAINKLFNIKMAVYDGTFMLNRSGPMFGDSIKMDIVAVTDDHAAGDLVMTNIMGIRSDNIEHFNVAKKKGIMPKDISAVTFNDDISKFKTVKFYLKRTLHNYGALVLFKSRLANQIFYGTFVSKFLQRVNRLIKGNKFKIEQY, translated from the coding sequence ATGAGCAAGTTCTTTATCAAAAAGACCTCCGCTGCGTCATTATTTGAGGACATACGCGCGGGTATGGAATGGGCAGGGTATAAAAACCTCATAAAAAACGGCTCAAAAGTCGTTCTTAAGCCAAACTACACTTATCCCGGATACAAAGAAGGTGTTACAACTTCAACCCCGGTTCTTGAAGCCGCGGTTAGAGCGCTAAAGGATATAACTGACGATATAACGATAGTTGAATCTGACGGCGGCAACAAAGCCTGGGCAACTGAAACGGCCTTCAAACACCACTGCCTTCCCGAATTGCAGAAAAAATACGGGGTAAAGCTGGTCAATCTTACTAAATCCCCGCTGCGAACGGTTGAAATAAAGATAGGCAGAAGAATTGTAAAAATAGAGCTCCCGATCCTTTTATTGGACCAGGCGGACACCTTTATAACAGTTCCGGTACCTAAAATACACATGATGACAGGATACACCGGAGCTATTAAGAACCAGTGGGGCTGTATACCGGGAGTTATGCGGCTGTATTATCATTCGGATTTCAGCGAAATAATAAATGCCATCAATAAGTTGTTCAATATAAAAATGGCCGTATATGACGGGACTTTTATGCTCAACAGGAGCGGTCCGATGTTTGGCGATTCAATAAAGATGGATATTGTGGCGGTTACGGACGATCACGCGGCTGGAGACCTTGTCATGACGAATATTATGGGTATCAGGTCCGATAACATCGAGCATTTTAATGTCGCAAAGAAAAAAGGGATAATGCCAAAAGACATAAGCGCAGTTACATTCAATGATGATATCTCAAAATTCAAGACGGTCAAGTTCTACTTAAAAAGAACGCTTCACAACTACGGGGCTCTGGTGCTGTTCAAGAGCAGACTTGCCAATCAGATATTCTACGGAACATTCGTGTCAAAATTCCTGCAGAGGGTCAACAGGCTGATCAAGGGAAATAAATTCAAGATCGAGCAGTATTGA
- a CDS encoding bi-domain-containing oxidoreductase codes for MKQIIQNYKSGELQLVEVPDPILLPGGMILDTRNSLVSVGTEKLMIDFAKKGYLGKALGRPDLVKMVINKIKVDGLMEAYKASMSRLDSPVPLGYSCCGSVIKVADGVPGVAEGDRVACYSEPYASHAEYNFVPKNLFVKIPENVSFEEASFVGLGAIALNAIRVANLSFGENVAVIGLGLLGQLTVQMLKAFGCKVIGIDISESKVKMAFEAGCDKTAVIGRDDISQAVLDFTGGVGADAVIIMAGSQDNKPIELAAELSRDHGRIVACGMISLDVPRQDFFKKELSVIVSRATGPGKFDPLYESKGIDYPLPYVRWTTQRNMEYFLTLISQKKVNVKGLISHRFTIDNALDAYDMILKGKEPYLGVILEYPKQLKKETRSVKLDLPGRKKASSNPLKKVGVGLIGAGLHANTGILPSIKKIKNIELVCLADADGYKAQHTARKYGFKYVVSDYKEMLKDPAVNCVLIAVRHNLHARMAIDCLNAGKNVFVEKPLAMNEEELRQIAKAYNSHPGLVFMVGFNRRFSPFAQKAKALLAGADNMVINCRVNAGFVPKDSWVHDSGEGGGRVIGEACHFVDLVQFLAGSLPVSVFAQNTSDNGEDNLIISLKMKNGSVATILYASQGDRLLPRERVEVFSKKSVCVIDNFKNFFFAKEGKSQKKKSFNLDRGFDAEFKALFDAILNGSGNPVDFEEYMYTTLVTFKAIESLKTKQLQAIEGLLE; via the coding sequence ATGAAACAGATAATCCAGAACTATAAGTCAGGAGAGCTCCAGCTTGTGGAAGTCCCGGACCCGATACTCCTTCCGGGAGGAATGATCCTTGATACAAGGAATTCGCTTGTAAGCGTTGGCACTGAAAAACTGATGATAGATTTTGCCAAAAAAGGATACCTGGGAAAGGCCCTTGGCAGGCCCGATCTGGTCAAGATGGTGATAAACAAGATCAAGGTTGACGGGTTGATGGAAGCCTACAAAGCCTCCATGAGCAGGCTGGACTCACCGGTGCCTTTGGGCTACAGCTGCTGCGGAAGCGTTATAAAGGTCGCCGACGGAGTCCCTGGTGTCGCAGAAGGGGACCGGGTCGCATGCTATAGCGAACCCTACGCGTCACACGCCGAATATAACTTTGTACCCAAGAACCTGTTCGTAAAGATACCGGAAAATGTCTCCTTTGAGGAAGCCTCTTTCGTTGGGCTTGGCGCTATCGCTTTGAACGCGATAAGAGTTGCGAACCTGTCGTTCGGTGAAAATGTTGCCGTCATCGGTCTGGGCCTTCTTGGCCAGCTGACCGTGCAGATGCTAAAGGCTTTTGGCTGCAAGGTTATAGGAATTGATATAAGCGAGTCAAAAGTAAAGATGGCGTTTGAAGCAGGCTGCGATAAAACTGCCGTTATCGGCCGTGACGACATTTCGCAGGCTGTTCTTGATTTTACGGGCGGTGTTGGAGCCGACGCGGTAATAATAATGGCCGGTTCCCAGGACAATAAACCGATAGAGCTTGCTGCAGAACTGAGCCGCGACCACGGCAGGATAGTTGCCTGCGGAATGATCTCCCTTGATGTTCCCAGGCAGGATTTTTTTAAGAAAGAATTGAGCGTTATTGTTTCCCGCGCAACGGGTCCGGGTAAGTTTGACCCTCTTTATGAATCCAAAGGCATTGATTATCCTCTGCCGTATGTAAGATGGACCACCCAGAGGAATATGGAATATTTCCTGACCCTTATCAGCCAAAAAAAAGTAAATGTAAAAGGACTTATCTCCCACAGATTTACCATCGACAATGCTCTTGATGCCTATGACATGATCTTAAAGGGCAAAGAGCCGTATTTGGGGGTCATACTGGAATATCCTAAACAGCTTAAAAAGGAAACAAGGTCCGTTAAGCTGGACCTTCCGGGGCGCAAAAAGGCATCATCTAATCCTTTAAAGAAAGTCGGGGTCGGTCTTATCGGCGCCGGACTTCACGCTAATACGGGGATACTTCCGTCAATAAAGAAGATCAAGAATATCGAGCTTGTCTGTCTTGCGGATGCGGACGGTTATAAAGCACAACACACGGCCAGAAAATACGGGTTCAAATATGTTGTTTCCGATTATAAAGAAATGCTGAAAGATCCAGCGGTAAACTGTGTTCTTATAGCCGTACGCCACAATCTTCACGCAAGGATGGCAATAGACTGCCTTAACGCGGGTAAAAATGTTTTTGTCGAAAAACCACTTGCGATGAATGAAGAAGAACTCAGGCAGATAGCAAAAGCTTATAACTCCCATCCCGGGCTCGTATTCATGGTGGGGTTTAATAGGCGTTTTTCTCCGTTCGCTCAAAAAGCAAAGGCTCTTCTGGCGGGAGCCGACAATATGGTCATAAACTGCAGGGTGAATGCGGGTTTTGTTCCCAAAGACAGCTGGGTGCATGATTCAGGCGAAGGCGGGGGCCGCGTGATAGGGGAGGCCTGCCATTTTGTTGACCTGGTCCAGTTTTTGGCCGGGTCCCTGCCGGTCAGCGTCTTTGCGCAGAACACGTCCGATAACGGTGAAGACAACCTGATAATCTCTTTAAAAATGAAGAACGGTTCTGTTGCAACTATCCTTTATGCCTCACAGGGCGACAGGCTGCTGCCAAGGGAAAGGGTTGAGGTGTTCAGCAAGAAATCGGTTTGCGTCATCGATAATTTTAAGAACTTCTTTTTTGCAAAAGAAGGAAAAAGCCAGAAGAAAAAGTCTTTCAACCTTGACAGGGGCTTTGACGCGGAATTCAAAGCTTTGTTTGATGCGATATTGAACGGAAGCGGCAATCCTGTGGATTTTGAGGAGTACATGTATACTACGCTGGTCACTTTTAAGGCCATTGAATCGCTAAAGACAAAACAGCTTCAAGCAATTGAAGGCCTTCTTGAATGA
- a CDS encoding glycosyltransferase produces MKKLKIMQVIQFFSPEMGGSVGNVFGLSKTLAKMGHEVTICTTDFAFDEGYAKELKGVEVKKFASKFGKYRYTPEMKDWLEQETKNYDVLHLNNYWGYQNMISSAAATRAGVPYVVSPHGSIPIIMNGFIKKYLFDIIFGARILRNASRVIGVSDLERRQIASKGVPDSKIVTISNAVILPPEDIKDGQEFRKRYGIPEDKTILLYLGRVHKRKGVDILIKAFSKLLKDNYNAILIITGPDDGFTKGAEALIKELGIEKDVLVTGPLYGRDKYLAYYAADIYVLNSSYEIFGNTILEACSCGTPVVINDKGGIAGVVKDNCGEVARYDDEDLAQKIKLLLDSPQKRAAYGEKGYKMVRDNFTWDKIAKLYESVYIEVTCSKRPF; encoded by the coding sequence ATGAAAAAATTAAAGATAATGCAGGTGATCCAGTTCTTTTCTCCGGAGATGGGAGGCTCGGTGGGCAATGTCTTTGGGCTTTCAAAAACGCTGGCAAAAATGGGGCATGAGGTCACTATCTGCACAACAGACTTTGCTTTTGACGAAGGCTATGCTAAAGAGCTAAAAGGAGTTGAAGTTAAAAAGTTCGCGTCAAAATTCGGCAAATACAGATATACCCCGGAAATGAAAGACTGGCTGGAGCAAGAGACAAAAAATTATGATGTTCTTCACTTGAATAATTATTGGGGATATCAAAACATGATATCTTCTGCTGCAGCTACAAGAGCGGGTGTCCCATATGTTGTTTCTCCGCACGGCAGCATTCCTATAATAATGAACGGTTTTATCAAGAAGTATCTGTTTGATATTATTTTCGGGGCAAGGATACTTAGGAACGCCAGCAGGGTGATAGGCGTTTCTGACCTGGAAAGGCGACAGATAGCGTCAAAAGGCGTTCCTGACAGCAAGATCGTCACAATATCAAATGCCGTAATACTTCCTCCGGAGGATATCAAGGACGGACAAGAGTTTAGGAAAAGATACGGCATACCGGAAGACAAAACAATTCTTCTATATCTTGGAAGGGTACACAAAAGAAAGGGAGTTGACATATTGATCAAAGCGTTCTCAAAACTGTTGAAAGATAACTATAACGCCATTTTGATCATAACAGGGCCGGACGACGGTTTTACAAAAGGGGCCGAGGCCTTGATCAAAGAACTAGGGATAGAAAAAGATGTGCTTGTGACGGGGCCGCTTTACGGCAGGGACAAATATCTTGCCTATTACGCCGCGGACATATATGTCCTTAATTCAAGCTATGAGATCTTCGGAAATACGATACTGGAAGCATGTTCCTGCGGCACTCCGGTGGTGATCAATGACAAAGGTGGAATAGCCGGCGTTGTTAAGGACAATTGCGGTGAAGTTGCTCGGTATGATGATGAAGACCTTGCACAAAAGATCAAACTGCTTCTGGATTCTCCGCAAAAACGCGCTGCTTACGGTGAAAAAGGCTATAAGATGGTCAGAGATAATTTTACATGGGATAAGATCGCAAAACTGTACGAATCAGTATATATAGAAGTTACCTGTTCAAAACGCCCCTTTTGA
- a CDS encoding radical SAM protein yields MRILLIDPPFKVFTGYANNFFPIGLAILAAVLTKEGHEVKVLEVDKITMTNDINYSDEYKRLQLYVDGINNDHHHIWGDIKKYLEEFRPDVIGLTVMTQKLGAAVKLAQICKKWDASVPVIVGGAHPTLDPEQVLSSNDIDFAVRGEGELVLPQLMKAIAAKSGFSGIGSLSYKKDGKVINNPNCALIEDLDIVPLPARELLMNAQNYSSEDMGVIMTTRGCPYGCTYCFHMWARRVRYRSIDSVIKEIKLVKTNYGTRQFAFKDDTFTINRKRLFELLQRMIDEKLNINWECTTRVDVLDEEMLKKMIEAGCNVVKIGVETGSPKILKETNKGVTMEQIRKAAALLNKYNVFWSAYFMMGLPQETEEDIRSTYTFMKELNPYYAGLGVYNPMPETELYDTGVKMGLLYEKVGLDHFFKVNPKDMYFKDPKKRVAQIDNEKFEKLANFMMDAFHKHNTKMINLVRRGWARRRAYRSEPKMLASDIRKVIKWVVKV; encoded by the coding sequence ATGCGGATTTTATTGATAGATCCTCCATTTAAGGTCTTTACGGGATACGCGAACAATTTTTTCCCGATCGGCCTGGCCATACTGGCCGCTGTCCTTACAAAAGAAGGGCATGAGGTCAAGGTCCTTGAAGTCGATAAGATCACAATGACCAATGACATCAACTACAGCGACGAGTACAAGCGGCTTCAACTCTATGTGGATGGCATCAACAATGATCATCATCATATCTGGGGGGACATCAAAAAATATCTGGAGGAATTCCGGCCTGATGTCATAGGTCTTACGGTCATGACCCAGAAACTGGGGGCAGCCGTCAAGCTGGCGCAAATCTGCAAGAAATGGGATGCTTCTGTTCCCGTCATCGTAGGAGGAGCCCATCCGACACTTGATCCGGAACAGGTCTTGTCAAGCAACGATATAGATTTTGCCGTTAGAGGCGAGGGGGAGCTGGTTCTGCCTCAATTAATGAAGGCTATTGCGGCCAAGAGCGGATTTTCGGGGATCGGGTCACTTTCATATAAAAAAGACGGAAAGGTCATCAACAACCCCAATTGCGCTCTGATCGAAGATCTTGATATTGTTCCGCTTCCTGCGCGCGAACTCTTGATGAACGCCCAAAATTATTCATCAGAGGATATGGGAGTTATAATGACCACCAGGGGTTGCCCCTACGGCTGCACCTATTGTTTTCATATGTGGGCAAGAAGGGTAAGATACAGATCTATTGACAGCGTGATAAAAGAGATCAAACTTGTAAAAACCAACTACGGGACAAGACAGTTCGCTTTTAAAGACGATACATTTACAATAAACAGAAAAAGACTGTTCGAGCTTTTGCAGCGGATGATAGATGAAAAGCTGAACATAAACTGGGAGTGCACTACCAGAGTGGATGTTCTTGACGAAGAGATGCTCAAAAAGATGATCGAGGCGGGGTGCAATGTGGTCAAGATAGGAGTTGAGACCGGAAGCCCAAAGATACTTAAAGAGACAAATAAGGGCGTGACCATGGAGCAGATCAGAAAAGCCGCGGCGCTGCTGAACAAATACAATGTTTTTTGGAGCGCATATTTTATGATGGGGCTTCCTCAAGAAACTGAAGAGGATATCCGCAGCACATACACTTTTATGAAAGAATTAAACCCTTATTACGCGGGGCTTGGCGTCTATAACCCGATGCCGGAAACGGAACTGTACGATACTGGCGTAAAGATGGGGCTTTTGTATGAAAAAGTGGGGCTGGACCACTTTTTCAAGGTAAATCCCAAAGACATGTATTTTAAAGACCCTAAAAAGAGAGTGGCGCAAATCGATAATGAAAAATTTGAAAAACTTGCGAATTTTATGATGGATGCATTTCACAAGCACAATACAAAGATGATCAACCTTGTCCGCCGGGGTTGGGCAAGAAGAAGGGCATACAGGTCGGAGCCAAAAATGTTGGCTTCAGATATAAGAAAGGTAATCAAATGGGTGGTTAAAGTATGA
- a CDS encoding glycosyltransferase — translation MKVAFLVTGGRYGGIERVFLVLANAMSSHVKQIDLVFTDIEGEVYPRIPKGSGYNIVNLKAKRLRKALPALIGYLAREKPDYLISGSLTVNLFAALAKILSFSKTNIILGVHSIISELKESGGITFSLLPLLSRLTYWAAYKVIAVSNFAAEDFSKTTGIPRTRIDVIYNPVPIEDITKESFARFEHRFFSTGHPPVIISVGRIEKEKNYSRLIEAFSIIRKHHEAKLLIIGEGSQRKMLIEKAKALNIIKDVDLPGFNPNPYPYMKQSSVFALSSDHEAFGIVLIEALALGLPIVATDCPGGIREVLENGKYGIITPKSDTKSLADAIERSLDARRDEIFLKNRARDFSAEKISDQYLKLLGVLG, via the coding sequence TTGAAAGTAGCATTTCTTGTGACCGGAGGAAGATATGGCGGAATAGAAAGAGTGTTCCTTGTTCTTGCAAATGCCATGTCAAGCCATGTAAAACAGATAGACCTTGTCTTTACAGACATTGAAGGTGAAGTGTATCCCAGAATACCCAAGGGATCCGGATATAACATTGTAAATCTAAAGGCAAAACGGCTAAGAAAAGCACTTCCTGCTCTCATTGGATATTTGGCAAGGGAAAAACCGGACTATTTGATCTCCGGCTCTTTAACAGTAAATCTTTTTGCCGCGCTCGCCAAGATACTCTCATTTTCAAAAACCAATATCATTTTGGGAGTGCACAGCATTATTTCCGAGCTAAAGGAATCCGGAGGGATAACCTTCAGCCTCCTTCCTTTATTAAGCAGGCTGACTTATTGGGCTGCCTATAAGGTCATAGCAGTTTCCAATTTTGCCGCGGAAGATTTTTCTAAAACTACGGGGATCCCAAGAACGAGAATAGATGTAATATACAATCCAGTACCAATAGAAGATATAACAAAAGAATCCTTTGCCCGATTTGAACATCGTTTTTTCAGCACCGGCCATCCGCCTGTCATCATTTCTGTCGGCAGGATTGAAAAAGAGAAGAATTACTCACGCCTCATTGAAGCCTTTTCTATTATTAGAAAACACCATGAAGCAAAACTGCTTATTATCGGGGAGGGTAGCCAAAGAAAAATGCTTATTGAAAAGGCAAAAGCACTCAACATTATTAAGGATGTTGATCTCCCAGGTTTTAATCCAAACCCTTATCCTTATATGAAACAATCTTCGGTATTTGCGCTTTCATCTGATCATGAGGCGTTCGGGATAGTGCTGATTGAGGCTCTAGCTCTTGGACTTCCGATCGTTGCAACAGATTGTCCGGGCGGTATACGAGAAGTGTTGGAAAACGGAAAATACGGAATAATAACGCCCAAGTCGGATACGAAGTCGCTTGCGGATGCAATTGAAAGGTCTTTAGATGCTCGCCGTGATGAAATTTTTTTAAAAAACCGCGCGCGCGATTTTTCCGCAGAAAAGATATCGGATCAGTATCTGAAGCTCCTGGGAGTGCTGGGATAA